Within the Emticicia oligotrophica DSM 17448 genome, the region GTCCGGGCGACAGCGAACTGATTACACTAAAGGCGATTAAAGCTCTGCAAGGGGCAGATGTTGTTTTATATGATGCTTTAGCTAATGATTCATTTCTTGAATATGCACCTAGTCACGCTGTTAAAATAAATGTAGGTAAACGTAAAGGTCAACACTCTTTTAAGCAAGATGAAATTAATAAATTGATTGTTGACTCTGCTCTAGAACACGGGCATGTAGTACGATTAAAAGGGGGTGACCCTTTTGTGTTTGGTCGTGGATATGAAGAATTAGAATACGCAAAAAAATTCGATATTGCTACTGAAGTTATTCCAGGTGTATCTAGTTCGATTGGCGTGGCAGCTAGCGTACAAATTCCAATTACTCATCGAGATATTGCACGCAGTTTTTGGGTAGTTACAGGCCATACAAACGATGGAAGTTTACCTCTTGATATTGATTTGGCTGCACAATCATCGGCTACAGTGGTTATTCTGATGGGAATGAGCAAACTTCAAGAAATTCTTGGAATTTTTGATAAACACGGAAAGTCAACAACACCAATTGCCATTATTCAAAATGGCACAATGGAAAATCAGAAATCAGTTTTTGGGCGAATTTGTGATATTAACTCAAAAGTAAATGAATCACAAGTGACGAATCCTGCTGTGATTATAATTGGTGAAGTAGTTTCTCTACACCCTGAATATCTTGAACAATATGTAGCTGAATTGACTAAACAATAATAGTAGCTATATCTTAAACAAAACGTGCCATACCTCAGAAAGTATGGCACGTTTTGTTTTATATGACATAAAGTTTTTTGAATTATTCTTGATTGCTCACAACTAGATTTCCTCTAATTTAAAAAAATAAGATTAGAATTTGAAAAGTGAACAATAATTAAAATTTAGGTGGAAAATGGCTTTTAAAGGAAAATAAAATTGAATTTATCTAAAAGTAGGTTTTAAAATTGCATAAAATTTGAATTAAAATTGTAAAAATTTAAAAAATAGGTTACATGAATTTTTGATTGTAAAACATTATTTGATACATTTAAAGAAGCAAACTAAAAAATTTGAGTATAAATAATCAACTATTTTTCTAATAGTTATATGAATCATAAAATTGGAAGTGAGTATTAAACTATTTTGTATAAAACGTGAAAGAAAACACCAAAACAACTGCATGTAGTGTCATAGTAGAAGTGGGGGCTTCTATTGGCACCAAAAGAAAAACCGACCAGACATGGGGGTGTCGAAGTCGGTAAGTGAATCATAATACCTAATTGTTAGTTTATAATTCAATTCAAAAAAAATGAAAAAAAAACTATTTAACAAGCTTGCTCTTATAATTTAGTTTTTCTAAATATTCCATTCTCGGTTAGATTTTATTTGTATGAGTATAGAGGTTTATGAATCATTTATAAACTTATTCTATTTATCAGAAAATTATTCAAATTTGTTTAGCGGTAAAATTTTACTTCTTTAAAATTCTTTGGCATAGATTTTCGTTAGTTTTGTGGATAAAATAGTTGACGAATTGAGTGAACTATCTAATTTCAAACAAACAAAACCATGCTTAAGAATTTTATTCTTTTACTACTTTTCCCAATCTTTTCGTTTGCACAAAAAACAGTTGGTTTTTCGATACCTGACAGTACCGATATTTTTGTAGAATATGGAGATGGGCACATCCTAAAAAAGGCCGAAGAATTGATTGGAAATACTGATGCACAAGCATTTTTAAAGGAGTTTCATAAAAAATTCCCCAATACATTTGATAAAGATATTCGATACGTTCATTTGATTTCATCGAATGTAGATGATTGGGAAATGACGCTTTATGATGAGCGTAAAAGTCAGCTTAATTTCCTAAAAAATTATTCAAATTTATCAAAACTTAATCCTGAATTTCAATCTTTGGTAGAAGCCAATATTAAATGGAATTATTGGCATTTATTGCTTGCTTACTCAATTATTCGTAGCAATATTGATACAAAACTCACACGGGTCGTTTCGCTTCCTGCGGTTATGACCGAAGAACTCGACCCTTCAAAAGTTAATGACGAGAAACTCATGATGGTAGAAAGCTACCGTAATTTCTTGCCTTTTTTTGTCACCTACTTCAACTCTCAGGAACAAAAATTTATCAAATACACCGACCAAGTCAAAGCCATTGCTGATAAAGGTAATTATGCTCAGAAATACCTCAAAGGTCAGGTTTTAGATTATACTTTAGCTAAATTATTGTATGATAATTGTGGCAAAATTACGGCTTCTTCGGCCAAGTTTTGGATTAGTCAGATTGCTGCCAACGATTATCGAAATATGCTACTTGAACATTGTAAAGAAACCCTGAGCAAAAAAGAAGAAGTAGCTTCAAAGAAAGAAAATAACAAGGTTAAACAAACACATGAAGAAGGCGACTCCCCAATTTTGATTGGCCTTGATGGTAAGCAATTCGATTTTACTAAATACAAAGGAAAAGTGGTGTATGTAGATTTTTGGGCAAGCTGGTGCGGCCCTTGTCGTGCAGAGTTTCCATTTTCAAAAAAAATGCATAATGGTTTAACCGAAAAACAAAAGAAGAAAATTGTTTTTCTATACGTTTCGATTGATGAAGACCTTAATAATTGGAAAGAGGCTGTTGAAAAATTAAAACTTAATAATGGAGACCACGGACTTTCGGAAGGTGGTTGGGTTTCGGGAGTGACTCGAAAATACCAAATTAATAGCATTCCACGTTATATGATTATTGATAAAAATGGCACGATTATCAATGCAAATGCACCTCGTCCGAGTAGTCCTGAAACTTTAGATTTACTTTTGAAGTTATTGGACTAAAGATTTCTTTCATTGGCTAAAGATTAAAATACTTTAGATTTTTGAAAATATTTTTCTCGAAAACATACTTGATAATCAGAAACCAATAATTTTGTGTTCAATAAAATAAATTTTTGATTTAAGACCGAAACACGACAATGTTTAAATATATTCTTATACTTTTTTTATTGATTGCCTTTGTACCAGGTATCCGTAGTTTTTTATTTGAACTTTTGGTGGGTCGTCAGATTGCCAAAGAGCAAAAACGCTACAATGATTTTATGGAGAAAGAGCGTGGTAAGGAAGGAGAAGTTAAAGTGAAGTCAACTGGTACTAATCAGAAAGGTAAAGATTTTGATGGTGGTCAGTATGTTGATTATGAAGAAGTTAAGTAACATTTTTCGATTGTTCAAAAAATGCAAAAAAAATATTTAAAACCTGCTTCACTGCCAAACCAAGTAAGTTTGGCAGTTTTAGTTTTACGCCTAAGCTTTGGTTTTTTGATGATTCCACATGGCTTTGATAAATTTCAAGAATTTTTAGCAGGGCATCATGATTTTCCTGACCCTCTGCATGTTTCTCCTGTAGTATCGCAGATACTTACTGTATTTGCAGAATTTATATGTTCTACATTGCTCATATTAGGTTTATTTACCCGTCCGGCATTGATAATTTTACTTGGTTGCATGAGTAT harbors:
- the cobA gene encoding uroporphyrinogen-III C-methyltransferase, which encodes MQSKLTLVGAGPGDSELITLKAIKALQGADVVLYDALANDSFLEYAPSHAVKINVGKRKGQHSFKQDEINKLIVDSALEHGHVVRLKGGDPFVFGRGYEELEYAKKFDIATEVIPGVSSSIGVAASVQIPITHRDIARSFWVVTGHTNDGSLPLDIDLAAQSSATVVILMGMSKLQEILGIFDKHGKSTTPIAIIQNGTMENQKSVFGRICDINSKVNESQVTNPAVIIIGEVVSLHPEYLEQYVAELTKQ
- a CDS encoding TlpA family protein disulfide reductase, translated to MLKNFILLLLFPIFSFAQKTVGFSIPDSTDIFVEYGDGHILKKAEELIGNTDAQAFLKEFHKKFPNTFDKDIRYVHLISSNVDDWEMTLYDERKSQLNFLKNYSNLSKLNPEFQSLVEANIKWNYWHLLLAYSIIRSNIDTKLTRVVSLPAVMTEELDPSKVNDEKLMMVESYRNFLPFFVTYFNSQEQKFIKYTDQVKAIADKGNYAQKYLKGQVLDYTLAKLLYDNCGKITASSAKFWISQIAANDYRNMLLEHCKETLSKKEEVASKKENNKVKQTHEEGDSPILIGLDGKQFDFTKYKGKVVYVDFWASWCGPCRAEFPFSKKMHNGLTEKQKKKIVFLYVSIDEDLNNWKEAVEKLKLNNGDHGLSEGGWVSGVTRKYQINSIPRYMIIDKNGTIINANAPRPSSPETLDLLLKLLD
- a CDS encoding DoxX family protein is translated as MQKKYLKPASLPNQVSLAVLVLRLSFGFLMIPHGFDKFQEFLAGHHDFPDPLHVSPVVSQILTVFAEFICSTLLILGLFTRPALIILLGCMSIIAFKIHGSDPLGDKEHALLYLFGYLSIFITGAGKYSLDSKLFK